A part of Ptychodera flava strain L36383 chromosome 11, AS_Pfla_20210202, whole genome shotgun sequence genomic DNA contains:
- the LOC139144373 gene encoding uncharacterized protein, which translates to MAEERWDRRIASILDCLRNATHKDLGNSEKEAYRIKREVKDKLFEDAQKSKGKLSKHLIDVILVCMDKRTRRHLEIIESIACDKDAIDWKANIDGAIEVCKKWYEPIEHPDLDNEKKKKDYLDALEKASDKLADAFEMFHIQKNVSPVWCDLIEYCCQMDKDPHYYVTYEFVHKTKFQGNDKKVAAIMDAYVALITKPDFDMPESYSKKRTTLVDIIDRVTRYMKESNNIHEYSDLLVTICEECFKHDLEETGYRPMSFWGEVLRAIVYNTWIGSSAKVMKPFMPHAMKLTKCEVDNLESLMEYIYPNMQNSAELIYPYINDVIDAWVNGKLYVISAIKGAFKEKEDEIMARFDEIAQKFDEIGPGQKYAVIQLCGDVGKKYPQIWHVGGNWKVLSSRERVLPYKDLLLESLSDFGATTLAAMALVPMVAADPKEFDDEDTISKLLAIPNANSAMVYYSNQALAALGRLNQEKAERFMKVFAEQLENPIYSQEVTTIIMAMKQLAGTEYIPVLEKYKDLILSFKDSTVAGASEIVNSVVDLLEGRTLAAVADQVADIQDDVEDLDQRVTTNEENVQQLDEKLDNQQQEIDTVKEDVKEQEERLDELEEVVDETIEKVEEIDRKTISNAPAWSRDVAKILNEDGDNNWRFLAIRLSYSPEDVRNWATAHDPTMSLLSEWYTTHKSAEATYAVLTSLKEMGRNDCAEIIEDALRAADEAIPQAPPEFTKPPPVFISYQWDHQSEVKTLKEHLENAGYECWMDIGQMGGGDKLYEKIDEGMRGAKVVLSMVTDKYSQSKNCNHEVNLASLLNKPIIPLLLEDVAWPPAGPMSVLFSQLLYINFRPENDYVEGDKFWQDSTFAELLGQINYHAAPNPEKISEEYRDWIPQVDDTPVLKPKKKAVGVEKTKEKKEGADETGICPEVFISYQWGKQPQIKRLYSRLTSLGYTCWFDIMQMGGGDALYGKIDKGIRNAKVVVSCCTKKYALSANCRREVSLADALKKPTIPLLLEGMAWPPEGPMSMPFAELLYIDFTDEELQETFEGDKFEELLQQIGVHAQLHPELLQDDSESETAAPVTGVGTAVETLTLTEEEDDASLPRNEDENDNAENDEIPALETNEAEEEEDEGTETPVVDNASLVRSDGEDDKNSETEKNGSQEFFITRDIPDDVPTPIEGEITPVETDKPPEYGSDEIMKFDNKSEDSAVESLENLAVDEEALQESKQEEYGEQNSRDHTPVQLQSDGGDGSIMITNDEIEPFSLNDPDMFGSRSPTMSNDFRKNSPTESLNAEPHGQTGDNEYADDTAGGGGRNITPESYVISEADLLSDVTDEPKESVEDKKQVDKDNQKPKSNDGTTLNSPGHDANSETSPKRQPPQNLPGEPDYPANQTNSKSASPNESNRSKMAESDNAPPPDIPVAKRSECCVIV; encoded by the exons ATGGCGGAGGAGAGATGGGACAGGAGAATTGCATCCATACTTGATTGCCTCAGGAATGCGACACACAAAGATTTGGGGAATTCCGAAAAGGAAGCTTACAGGATTAAACGGGAAGTTAAGGACAAACTATTCGAAGATGCACAAAAGAG TAAAGGAAAACTTTCCAAACACCTGATTGACGTCATCTTGGTTTGTATGGATAAGAGAACACGTCGCCATCTTGAGATCATCGAAAGTATAGCGTGCGACAAGGATGCTATCGATTGGAAG GCAAACATCGATGGAGCAATTGAAGTCTGCAAGAAATGGTATGAACCAATAGAACATCCTGATTTGGataatgagaagaaaaaaaaggatTATCTTGATGCGCTAGAGAAGGCAAGTGATAAGCTTGCTGACGCTTTCGA gATGTTCCACATCCAGAAAAATGTCAGCCCAGTATGGTGTGACTTGATCGAGTATTGCTGTCAGATGGACAAAGACCCTCACTATTATGTAACGTACGAATTTGTCCACAAAACAAAGTTTCAG GGTAACGATAAGAAAGTTGCCGCCATAATGGATGCGTACGTGGCCCTGATCACAAAACCTGACTTTGATATGCCGGAAAGTTACAGCAAGAAAAGAACGACCCTAGTCGACATCATTGACCGGGTCACCCGCTACATGAA AGAATCCAACAATATTCACGAGTACTCGGACCTGTTGGTCACCATATGCGAGGAATGCTTCAAACACGATCTTGAAGAGACAGGCTACAGACCAATGTCTTTCTGGGGTGAAGTATTGAGGGCGATAGTCTACAATACATGGATCGGT TCAAGTGCAAAAGTGATGAAGCCTTTCATGCCACATGCCATGAAACTTACGAAATGCGAAGTAGACAACCTGGAAAGCCTCATGGAATATATTTATCCAAACATGCAAAACTCCGCAGAGTTGATATACCCATACATCAACGACGTCATCGATGCTTGGGTAAATGGAAAATTATACGTCATCT CGGCGATAAAGGGGGCTTTTAAGGAGAAAGAAGACGAAATCATGGCAAGGTTTGATGAGATTGctcaaaaatttgatgaaattggaCCCGGGCAGAAGTATGCTGTAATTCAGCTCTGTGGTGACGTAGGAAAGAAATACCCACAA attTGGCATGTTGGCGGCAACTGGAAAGTTTTGAGTTCCAGGgag AGAGTTTTGCCATACAAGGATCTCCTTCTTGAGTCTCTCAGTGACTTCGGGGCCACAACGTTGGCAGCAATGGCTCTGGTTCCCATGGTCGCCGCCGACCCTAAAGAGTTTGACGATGAGGACACCATAAGTAAACTGTTAGCAATACCTAACGCTAATTCCGCCATGGTGTACTATAGTAACCAGGCCCTGGCCGCCCTTGGCAGACTAAATCAG GAAAAAGCAGAGAGGTTTATGAAGGTGTTTGCAGAACAACTGGAAAACCCGATCTACTCGCAGGAGGTCACTACCATTATCATGGCAATGAAACAATTGGCGGGCACCGAGTACATCCCGGTTCTTGAGAAGTATAAGGATCTTATCCTCTCTTTCAAAGACAGTACAGTTGCAGGTGCCTCTGAAATAGTCAACAGTGTCGTCGATTTGCTCGAAGGAAGAAC TCTGGCGGCAGTAGCTGACCAAGTGGCTGACATACAGGATGACGTTGAGGACCTTGACCAACGCGTCACCACAAACGAGGAAAATGTTCAACAGCTTGACGAGAAATTGGACAACCAACAGCAGGAAATCGACACGGTGAAGGAAGACGTTAAGGAGCAGGAAGAACGCCTAGACGAACTGGAAGAAGTTGTGGATGAGACCATTGAAAAAGTCGAAGAAATCGACAGAAAG ACTATCAGCAATGCCCCAGCTTGGTCACGTGATGTAGCAAAGATTCTGAACGAGGATGGTGACAATAACTGGCGTTTCCTTGCCATCAGACTCTCATATAGTCCCGAAGATGTGAGGAACTGGGCGACTGCGCATGATCCAACGATGTCCTTACTGAG TGAGTGGTACACAACTCACAAAAGCGCAGAAGCAACATACGCAGTCCTGACTTCATTGAAAGAAATGGGACGAAACGATTGCGCTGAGATAATTGAAGATGCTCTAAGAGCGGCAG ATGAAGCAATACCACAAGCGCCACCAGAGTTCACCAAACCGCCTCCAGTTTTCATCAGTTACCAGTGGGACCACCAATCAGAAGTGAAAACGCTGAAGGAACACCTGGAAAATGCCGGCTATGAATGCTGGATGGACATCGGTCAAATGGGAGGGGGCGATAAACTGTACGAGAAGATCGATGAAGGAATGAGGGGCGCCAAAGTAGTGTTGTCAATGGTTACGGATAAATACTCTCAATCGAAGAACTGCAATCATGAG GTCAATCTGGCGAGCCTACTCAACAAACCAATCATACCACTGCTATTGGAAGACGTAGCGTGGCCGCCGGCAGGGCCAATGAGCGTCCTTTTCTCGCAGCTCCTATACATAAATTTCAGACCTGAAAACGATTACGTAGAAGGAGATAAATTTTGGCAAGACTCCACTTTTGCCGAACTACTTGGTCAGATCAACTACCACGCCGCACCAAACCCGGAGAAGATATCTGAAG AGTATCGTGATTGGATTCCCCAAGTCGATGACACTCCTGTTCTAAAGCCTAAAAAGAAGGCGGTGGGTGTGGAAAAGACCAAAGAGAAAAAGGAAGGAGCAGATGAG ACGGGAATTTGCCCCGAAGTATTCATCTCGTACCAGTGGGGAAAACAGCCGCAAATAAAGAGACTGTATTCTCGTCTGACGTCACTAGGCTATACATGTTGGTTTGATATTATGCAGATGGGAGGAGGCGATGCCTTATATGGCAAAATAGACAAAGGAATCAGAAATGCAAAG GTTGTCGTTTCGTGCTGTACCAAAAAATATGCCCTGTCGGCCAACTGTCGCAGAGAAGTGAGTCTAGCTGATGCTCTGAAAAAACCCACCATACCACTTCTTTTGGAGGGCATGGCCTGGCCTCCCGAAGGCCCAATGAGCATGCCCTTTGCAGAATTATTGTACATCGATTTCACTGACGAGGAACTTCAGGAGACCTTCGAAGGAGACAAATTCGAAGAACTCTTGCAGCAAATCGGTGTACACGCTCAGCTGCATCCCGAACTGCTACAAGACGACAGTGAGTCAGAGACTGCAGCACCTGTCACCGGAGTCGGCACGGCTGTTGAAACTCTTACCCTAAcggaagaagaggatgatgcaTCTCTTCCAAGGAATGAAGATGAAAATGACAATGCTGAGAATGATGAAATACCTGCATTAGAAACGAATGAGgcagaggaggaggaggatgaAGGGACAGAGACGCCTGTCGTCGACAATGCGTCCTTGGTAAGGAGCGACGGCGAGGACGACAAGAATTCAGAAACGGAGAAAAATGGCTCGCAAGAGTTCTTCATAACAAGAGATATACCAGATGACGTGCCAACTCCAATTGAAGGGGAAATCACGCCTGTTGAGACGGATAAGCCACCGGAGTATGGTTCCGATGAAATTATGAAGTTTGATAACAAGAGTGAAGATTCGGCGGTGGAGTCCCTGGAAAATCTTGCTGTCGACGAGGAAGCGCTTCAAGAGAGTAAACAAGAAGAATACGGAGAACAGAATTCTCGAGATCATACCCCAGTACAACTGCAATCTGACGGAGGGGATGGCTCTATAATGATAACAAATGATGAAATAGAGCCTTTTTCGCTGAATGATCCAGATATGTTTGGTTCGAGATCCCCAACCATGTCAAACGATTTCCGTAAGAATAGCCCCACGGAAAGCTTGAACGCAGAACCCCATGGGCAAACGGGTGACAACGAGTACGCCGATGACACTGCGGGGGGAGGAGGTCGAAATATCACACCCGAGTCATACGTCATCTCGGAAGCCGATTTGTTGTCTGATGTCACGGACGAACCGAAAGAATCTGTGGAAGACAAAAAGCAAGTGGACAAAGATAACCAGAAGCCGAAAAGCAACGATGGCACAACGCTGAATTCACCAGGACACGATGCAAACAGTGAGACAAGTCCAAAAAGACAGCcacctcaaaatttaccaggtGAACCAGATTACCCGGCGAATCAAACGAATAGCAAAAGCGCGTCGCCAAACGAATCAAACAGAAGCAAGATGGCCGAATCAGATAATGCACCGCCGCCAGACATTCCTGTTGCTAAGCGGTCAGAATGCTGTGTCATCGTTTGA